A genomic region of Zea mays cultivar B73 chromosome 6, Zm-B73-REFERENCE-NAM-5.0, whole genome shotgun sequence contains the following coding sequences:
- the LOC103629938 gene encoding probable glucomannan 4-beta-mannosyltransferase 3 isoform X3, with amino-acid sequence MAGTAAIASLAAVAGAWLDLDGSTTLLPRRLLPSSGGEALRAAWDAARAAAVAPALAAASWVCLALSAMLLADAVFLAAASLLPRRAPCPIAGPTAEVDGDEEEAGCSVGYPMVLVQIPMYNEREVYKLSIEAACGMWWPSDRVIVQVLDDSTDPTVKDLVELECKFWANNGKNVKYEVRNNRTGYKAGALKQGMLYEYVQQCDFVAVFDADFQPEPDFLVRTVPYLVHNPRIALVQARWEFVNPKEFLMTRIQKMTLDYHFKVEQEAGSSTFGFFGFNGTAGVWRTSSIKEAGGWEDRTTVEDMDLAVRAGLKGWKFIYVGDVKVKSELPSNLKAYRRQQHRWTCGAANLFRKMGAEIILTKEVSLWRKLYLIYSFFFIRKVVAHVVPFMLYCVIIPLSVLIPEVTVPVWGVVYIPTTITLLYAIRNPSSIHFIPFWILFENVMSFHRTKATFIGLLELGNVNEWVVTEKLGRTKPVPQMLEKPRCRCTISEILVAIFLFFCATYNLVLGDDFYFVYIYLQEIAFLIVGTGFCGT; translated from the exons ATGGCCGGTACGGCGGCAATAGCCTCCTTAGCCGCGGTGGCGGGAGCATGGCTCGACCTTGACGGGTCGACGACCCTGCTTCCGCGCCGGTTGCTTCCGTCGTCAGGCGGCGAGGCGCTGCGGGCCGCGTGGGACGCGGCGCGCGCGGCGGCAGTGGCGCCGGCGCTGGCCGCCGCGTCGTGGGTCTGCCTGGCCCTGTCGGCCATGCTCCTCGCCGACGCCGTGTTCCTGGCCGCCGCCAGCCTTCTGCCCCGGCGGGCGCCGTGCCCCATTGCCGGCCCCACCGCCGAGGTGGACGGGGACGAGGAGGAGGCCGGCTGCAGCGTCGGCTACCCCATGGTGCTCGTCCAAATCCCCATGTACAACGAACGGGAG GTGTACAAGCTATCCATTGAAGCAGCATGCGGGATGTGGTGGCCGTCGGATAGGGTGATCGTACAGGTTCTCGACGATTCCACGGATCCGACGGTTAAG GATTTGGTGGAGCTTGAATGCAAGTTTTGGGCTAACAATGGAAAGAACGTAAAATATGAGGTGAGGAACAATCGGACAGGCTACAAGGCGGGTGCGCTGAAACAAGGGATGCTCTACGAGTATGTTCAACAGTGTGATTTTGTCGCTGTGTTTGATGCTGATTTCCAACCAGAACCTGACTTCCTCGTGAGGACCGTCCCATATCTTGTTCATAATCCACGAATTGCTCTTGTTCAAGCACGGTGGGAATTTG TTAATCCCAAAGAATTCCTGATGACAAGGATACAAAAGATGACATTAGATTATCACTTCAAAGTAGAGCAGGAAGCAGGTTCATCCACCTTTGGCTTCTTTGGTTTTAACG GAACTGCTGGTGTCTGGAGAACTTCTTCTATCAAGGAAGCTGGGGGCTGGGAGGATCGAACCACTGTGGAAGACATGGATTTAGCAGTCAGAGCAGGTCTGAAAGGATGGAAATTCATCTATGTTGGGGATGTTAAG GTAAAAAGTGAACTGCCAAGCAATCTGAAGGCATATCGCCGCCAACAACATCGGTGGACATGTGGGGCAGCAAATTTATTCCGGAAGATGGGAGCGGAAATTATTCTGACTAAG GAGGTGTCGCTGTGGAGGAAGCTGTATCTGATCTACAGCTTCTTTTTCATTAGGAAGGTTGTCGCCCATGTGGTACCTTTCATGCTCTACTGCGTAATAATTCCTTTGTCTGTGCTGATTCCTGAGGTCACTGTCCCTGTATGGGGGGTGGTTTACATCCCAACAACAATAACACTTCTTTacgccatcagaaatccaag TTCTATCCACTTCATACCATTCTGGATCCTTTTTGAGAACGTGATGTCTTTTCACCGAACGAAGGCGACATTCATCGGCTTGCTCGAGCTCGGGAATGTAAACGAGTGGGTTGTCACGGAGAAGCTTGGTAGAACCAAGCCTGTGCCACAAATGCTTGAAAAGCCTCGCTGCAG GTGCACCATATCAGAGATTTTAGTTGCCATCTTCCTCTTCTTCTGTGCCACATACAACTTGGTTTTAGGAGACGACTTCTATTTCGTTTACATATATTTACAGGAAATAGCATTTCTTATTGTTGGCACCGGTTTCTGCGGTACATAA
- the LOC103629938 gene encoding probable glucomannan 4-beta-mannosyltransferase 3 isoform X1, which yields MAGTAAIASLAAVAGAWLDLDGSTTLLPRRLLPSSGGEALRAAWDAARAAAVAPALAAASWVCLALSAMLLADAVFLAAASLLPRRAPCPIAGPTAEVDGDEEEAGCSVGYPMVLVQIPMYNEREVYKLSIEAACGMWWPSDRVIVQVLDDSTDPTVKDLVELECKFWANNGKNVKYEVRNNRTGYKAGALKQGMLYEYVQQCDFVAVFDADFQPEPDFLVRTVPYLVHNPRIALVQARWEFVNPKEFLMTRIQKMTLDYHFKVEQEAGSSTFGFFGFNGTAGVWRTSSIKEAGGWEDRTTVEDMDLAVRAGLKGWKFIYVGDVKVKSELPSNLKAYRRQQHRWTCGAANLFRKMGAEIILTKEVSLWRKLYLIYSFFFIRKVVAHVVPFMLYCVIIPLSVLIPEVTVPVWGVVYIPTTITLLYAIRNPSSIHFIPFWILFENVMSFHRTKATFIGLLELGNVNEWVVTEKLGRTKPVPQMLEKPRCRFWDRWPAGRFVSPLFLRNFHQVLAAGADSNACTCLHAPCRCTISEILVAIFLFFCATYNLVLGDDFYFVYIYLQEIAFLIVGTGFCGT from the exons ATGGCCGGTACGGCGGCAATAGCCTCCTTAGCCGCGGTGGCGGGAGCATGGCTCGACCTTGACGGGTCGACGACCCTGCTTCCGCGCCGGTTGCTTCCGTCGTCAGGCGGCGAGGCGCTGCGGGCCGCGTGGGACGCGGCGCGCGCGGCGGCAGTGGCGCCGGCGCTGGCCGCCGCGTCGTGGGTCTGCCTGGCCCTGTCGGCCATGCTCCTCGCCGACGCCGTGTTCCTGGCCGCCGCCAGCCTTCTGCCCCGGCGGGCGCCGTGCCCCATTGCCGGCCCCACCGCCGAGGTGGACGGGGACGAGGAGGAGGCCGGCTGCAGCGTCGGCTACCCCATGGTGCTCGTCCAAATCCCCATGTACAACGAACGGGAG GTGTACAAGCTATCCATTGAAGCAGCATGCGGGATGTGGTGGCCGTCGGATAGGGTGATCGTACAGGTTCTCGACGATTCCACGGATCCGACGGTTAAG GATTTGGTGGAGCTTGAATGCAAGTTTTGGGCTAACAATGGAAAGAACGTAAAATATGAGGTGAGGAACAATCGGACAGGCTACAAGGCGGGTGCGCTGAAACAAGGGATGCTCTACGAGTATGTTCAACAGTGTGATTTTGTCGCTGTGTTTGATGCTGATTTCCAACCAGAACCTGACTTCCTCGTGAGGACCGTCCCATATCTTGTTCATAATCCACGAATTGCTCTTGTTCAAGCACGGTGGGAATTTG TTAATCCCAAAGAATTCCTGATGACAAGGATACAAAAGATGACATTAGATTATCACTTCAAAGTAGAGCAGGAAGCAGGTTCATCCACCTTTGGCTTCTTTGGTTTTAACG GAACTGCTGGTGTCTGGAGAACTTCTTCTATCAAGGAAGCTGGGGGCTGGGAGGATCGAACCACTGTGGAAGACATGGATTTAGCAGTCAGAGCAGGTCTGAAAGGATGGAAATTCATCTATGTTGGGGATGTTAAG GTAAAAAGTGAACTGCCAAGCAATCTGAAGGCATATCGCCGCCAACAACATCGGTGGACATGTGGGGCAGCAAATTTATTCCGGAAGATGGGAGCGGAAATTATTCTGACTAAG GAGGTGTCGCTGTGGAGGAAGCTGTATCTGATCTACAGCTTCTTTTTCATTAGGAAGGTTGTCGCCCATGTGGTACCTTTCATGCTCTACTGCGTAATAATTCCTTTGTCTGTGCTGATTCCTGAGGTCACTGTCCCTGTATGGGGGGTGGTTTACATCCCAACAACAATAACACTTCTTTacgccatcagaaatccaag TTCTATCCACTTCATACCATTCTGGATCCTTTTTGAGAACGTGATGTCTTTTCACCGAACGAAGGCGACATTCATCGGCTTGCTCGAGCTCGGGAATGTAAACGAGTGGGTTGTCACGGAGAAGCTTGGTAGAACCAAGCCTGTGCCACAAATGCTTGAAAAGCCTCGCTGCAGGTTTTGGGACAGGTGGCCTGCTGGGCGTTTTGTTTCCCCATTGTTCCTAAGAAACTTTCATCAAGTTTTAGCTGCTGGAGCTGACTCTAATGCGTGCACCTGTTTGCATGCTCCTTGCAGGTGCACCATATCAGAGATTTTAGTTGCCATCTTCCTCTTCTTCTGTGCCACATACAACTTGGTTTTAGGAGACGACTTCTATTTCGTTTACATATATTTACAGGAAATAGCATTTCTTATTGTTGGCACCGGTTTCTGCGGTACATAA
- the LOC103629938 gene encoding probable glucomannan 4-beta-mannosyltransferase 3 isoform X2, producing MAGTAAIASLAAVAGAWLDLDGSTTLLPRRLLPSSGGEALRAAWDAARAAAVAPALAAASWVCLALSAMLLADAVFLAAASLLPRRAPCPIAGPTAEVDGDEEEAGCSVGYPMVLVQIPMYNEREVYKLSIEAACGMWWPSDRVIVQVLDDSTDPTVKDLVELECKFWANNGKNVKYEVRNNRTGYKAGALKQGMLYEYVQQCDFVAVFDADFQPEPDFLVRTVPYLVHNPRIALVQARWEFVNPKEFLMTRIQKMTLDYHFKVEQEAGSSTFGFFGFNGTAGVWRTSSIKEAGGWEDRTTVEDMDLAVRAGLKGWKFIYVGDVKVKSELPSNLKAYRRQQHRWTCGAANLFRKMGAEIILTKEVSLWRKLYLIYSFFFIRKVVAHVVPFMLYCVIIPLSVLIPEVTVPVWGVVYIPTTITLLYAIRNPSSIHFIPFWILFENVMSFHRTKATFIGLLELGNVNEWVVTEKLGRTKPVPQMLEKPRCRFWDRCTISEILVAIFLFFCATYNLVLGDDFYFVYIYLQEIAFLIVGTGFCGT from the exons ATGGCCGGTACGGCGGCAATAGCCTCCTTAGCCGCGGTGGCGGGAGCATGGCTCGACCTTGACGGGTCGACGACCCTGCTTCCGCGCCGGTTGCTTCCGTCGTCAGGCGGCGAGGCGCTGCGGGCCGCGTGGGACGCGGCGCGCGCGGCGGCAGTGGCGCCGGCGCTGGCCGCCGCGTCGTGGGTCTGCCTGGCCCTGTCGGCCATGCTCCTCGCCGACGCCGTGTTCCTGGCCGCCGCCAGCCTTCTGCCCCGGCGGGCGCCGTGCCCCATTGCCGGCCCCACCGCCGAGGTGGACGGGGACGAGGAGGAGGCCGGCTGCAGCGTCGGCTACCCCATGGTGCTCGTCCAAATCCCCATGTACAACGAACGGGAG GTGTACAAGCTATCCATTGAAGCAGCATGCGGGATGTGGTGGCCGTCGGATAGGGTGATCGTACAGGTTCTCGACGATTCCACGGATCCGACGGTTAAG GATTTGGTGGAGCTTGAATGCAAGTTTTGGGCTAACAATGGAAAGAACGTAAAATATGAGGTGAGGAACAATCGGACAGGCTACAAGGCGGGTGCGCTGAAACAAGGGATGCTCTACGAGTATGTTCAACAGTGTGATTTTGTCGCTGTGTTTGATGCTGATTTCCAACCAGAACCTGACTTCCTCGTGAGGACCGTCCCATATCTTGTTCATAATCCACGAATTGCTCTTGTTCAAGCACGGTGGGAATTTG TTAATCCCAAAGAATTCCTGATGACAAGGATACAAAAGATGACATTAGATTATCACTTCAAAGTAGAGCAGGAAGCAGGTTCATCCACCTTTGGCTTCTTTGGTTTTAACG GAACTGCTGGTGTCTGGAGAACTTCTTCTATCAAGGAAGCTGGGGGCTGGGAGGATCGAACCACTGTGGAAGACATGGATTTAGCAGTCAGAGCAGGTCTGAAAGGATGGAAATTCATCTATGTTGGGGATGTTAAG GTAAAAAGTGAACTGCCAAGCAATCTGAAGGCATATCGCCGCCAACAACATCGGTGGACATGTGGGGCAGCAAATTTATTCCGGAAGATGGGAGCGGAAATTATTCTGACTAAG GAGGTGTCGCTGTGGAGGAAGCTGTATCTGATCTACAGCTTCTTTTTCATTAGGAAGGTTGTCGCCCATGTGGTACCTTTCATGCTCTACTGCGTAATAATTCCTTTGTCTGTGCTGATTCCTGAGGTCACTGTCCCTGTATGGGGGGTGGTTTACATCCCAACAACAATAACACTTCTTTacgccatcagaaatccaag TTCTATCCACTTCATACCATTCTGGATCCTTTTTGAGAACGTGATGTCTTTTCACCGAACGAAGGCGACATTCATCGGCTTGCTCGAGCTCGGGAATGTAAACGAGTGGGTTGTCACGGAGAAGCTTGGTAGAACCAAGCCTGTGCCACAAATGCTTGAAAAGCCTCGCTGCAGGTTTTGGGACAG GTGCACCATATCAGAGATTTTAGTTGCCATCTTCCTCTTCTTCTGTGCCACATACAACTTGGTTTTAGGAGACGACTTCTATTTCGTTTACATATATTTACAGGAAATAGCATTTCTTATTGTTGGCACCGGTTTCTGCGGTACATAA